The Triticum dicoccoides isolate Atlit2015 ecotype Zavitan chromosome 6A, WEW_v2.0, whole genome shotgun sequence genome has a window encoding:
- the LOC119317184 gene encoding protein CNGC15b-like yields the protein MACCGSRNVRFQNDLEVQQLKAISLEIPSTASKSHSKLPHDPRKCKLGSRVCPERPCRSIRDRVLSRAFSEELESLMHSGSHIFFDPRGRVIHLWNKIFLTACLLSLFVDPLFLYLTGTQQNMCIEFKHSLALMLSVIRSLLDVFYAAHICLRFRTAFIAPSSRVFGRGELVIQPYKIAMRYLSRAFWFDLITALPLPQFVIWVVVPMLKESATANRKDILRFSIIFQYLPRLFQIFPLTRQIVMATGAMTENAWASAAYNLILYMLASHVLGALWYLFSVQRQEACWREACNLEGPMCRTEFFDCNTVSSNRTIWYELSNITRLCTPDNSFYQFGIYAEAFNYKLTTSAFTQKYFYCFWWGLKNLSCLGQNLATSLYIGEISFAIVIGILGLVLFALLIGNMQSYLQATMIRLEEWRTKRTDMERWMHHRQIPQPLKQCVRRYQQYKWVATRGVDEEALLKDLPMDIRRDIKRHLCLDLVRRVPLFDEMDERTLEAICERLRPALYTRGTRLVRELDPVDSMLFIIRGYLDSYTTQGGRSGFFNSCRIGAGEFCGEELLTWALDPRPSEYLPRSTRTVRAVSEVEAFALVAEDLRFVASQFRRLHSARIRHRFRFYSHQWRTWAACFIQAAWRRHKRRRASMEHMMPQAGDGRAGGSVRCRRHSCDGKALKKPMEPDFTVEQEI from the exons ATGGCATGCTGTGGTTCACGAAACGTCAG gttccagaacgacctcgaggtgCAGCAGTTGAAAGCAATCTCCCTGGAGATCCCATCAACAGCAAGCAAGAGCCACAGCAAGCTGCCTCACGATCCAAGGAAATGCAAGCTGGGCTCCCGGGTCTGCCCGGAGAGGCCGTGCAGAAGCATCAGGGACAGGGTGCTGTCACGCGCCTTCTCGGAGGAGCTGGAGTCGCTGATGCACTCTGGCAGCCACATCTTCTTCGACCCCCGCGGCCGGGTGATCCACCTGTGGAACAAGATCTTCCTCACGGCGTGCCTGCTCTCGCTCTTCGTCGACCCGCTGTTCCTCTACCTGACCGGAACCCAGCAGAACATGTGCATCGAGTTCAAGCACTCGCTGGCGCTCATGCTCTCCGTCATACGGTCGCTGCTGGACGTGTTCTACGCGGCCCACATCTGCCTCCGCTTCCGGACGGCGTTCATCGCCCCGTCTTCCCGTGTGTTTGGGAGAGGAGAGCTCGTGATCCAGCCATACAAGATCGCCATGAGGTATCTATCACGGGCCTTCTGGTTTGATCTCATCACCGCGCTGCCTCTACCACAG TTCGTGATCTGGGTCGTCGTGCCTATGCTGAAGGAATCCGCCACGGCAAACCGGAAGGATATCCTCCGGTTCAGCATCATCTTCCAGTACCTCCCGCGGCTCTTCCAGATCTTCCCGCTCACGAGGCAGATCGTCATGGCGACTGGAGCCATGACGGAGAACGCATGGGCCAGCGCGGCGTATAACCTCATACTCTACATGCTGGCAAGCCACGTGCTGGGAGCATTGTGGTACCTCTTCTCGGTGCAGAGGCAGGAGGCGTGCTGGAGAGAGGCGTGCAATCTGGAGGGCCCCATGTGTCGGACCGAGTTCTTCGACTGCAACACCGTCAGTAGCAACAGGACCATCTGGTACGAGCTGAGCAACATAACGAGATTGTGCACTCCGGACAATAGTTTCTACCAGTTTGGGATTTACGCGGAGGCCTTCAACTATAAGCTCACCACGTCGGCCTTCACCCAGAAGTACTTCTACTGCTTCTGGTGGGGACTCAAGAACCTCAG TTGCCTGGGACAGAATCTGGCGACGAGCTTGTACATTGGAGAGATAAGCTTTGCAATCGTCATTGGCATCCTTGGGCTTGTATTGTTTGCCCTGCTCATTGGCAACATGCAA TCGTATCTTCAAGCGACGATGATCCGACTGGAGGAGTGGCGGACGAAGCGGACGGACATGGAGCGGTGGATGCACCACCGGCAGATACCCCAGCCGCTGAAGCAGTGCGTGAGGAGGTACCAGCAGTACAAATGGGTGGCCACCCGCGGCGTGGACGAGGAGGCCTTGCTCAAGGACCTCCCCATGGACATCCGCCGCGACATCAAGCGCCACCTCTGCCTCGACCTCGTCCGGCGAGTGCCACTGTTCGACGAGATGGACGAGCGGACGCTGGAGGCCATCTGCGAGCGGCTGCGGCCGGCGCTCTACACCCGTGGCACGCGGCTGGTGCGCGAGCTGGACCCCGTGGACTCGATGCTCTTCATCATCCGAGGGTACCTCGACTCGTACACGACGCAGGGGGGGCGGTCCGGGTTCTTCAACTCGTGCCGCATCGGGGCAGGGGAGTTCTGCGGGGAGGAGCTCCTGACGTGGGCGCTGGACCCGCGGCCTTCCGAGTACCTGCCGCGGTCCACGCGCACCGTGCGGGCCGTCTCCGAGGTCGAGGCGTTCGCGCTCGTCGCGGAGGACCTCCGGTTCGTGGCGTCGCAGTTCCGGCGCCTGCACAGCGCGCGGATCCGGCACAGGTTCCGGTTCTACTCGCACCAGTGGCGGACGTGGGCGGCGTGCTTCATCCAGGCCGCGTGGCGCCGGCACAAGCGACGCCGCGCGTCCATGGAGCACATGATGCCACAGGCAGGCGACGGGCGGGCGGGAGGGAGCGTGAGGTGCCGACGGCACAGCTGCGACGGCAAGGCGCTCAAGAAGCCCATGGAGCCGGATTTTACGGTGGAACAAGAGATCTAA